The following nucleotide sequence is from uncultured Draconibacterium sp..
AAAATATTTTCCCGAGGGAAAGATTAATAATACGCCATGACAAATTGACTTCCGAAACCAGAGGCTCATATCTTTAATTCATAACTTAAATGCAGCGATAAACTGCACTTGTTACATACTTAACAACGAAGGGGGAAAGTTGTTTTTAATTTATCTAAATAATTGATTGGGAACTATTTCAAAGGCGCCGCAAATTTTAACACATCGGCATCGGTAATTTCCTTATCGCATAGAATGATCAGGCGTTCAATCACATTTCGAAACTCGCGAATATTACCGGTCCAGTTGATTTTTTGCAGCTCTTTTATGCCCTTCTCCGTAATTGTTTTTTCCTGCATTCCGTACTCGCCACAAATTTGTTTAACAAAATGATTGGCCAGCAAAGGAATATCATCAAGTCGTTCGTTAAGCGTTGGTACATGAATTAGAATCACACTCAAACGGTGATACAAGTCTTCGCGAAATTTATTCTGATCGATCTCGTTGGCCAGGTTTTTATTGGTTGCGGCAACAACCCGAACATCAACTTTTATATGTTTATCGCCGCCAACACGGTTGATAACGTTCTCTTGCAATGCACGTAAAACTTTGGCTTGTGCCGACAGGCTCATGTCGCCTATCTCATCCAAAAAAATTGTTCCGCCGTTGGCTTGTTCAAATTTTCCCTTGCGTTGTTTTACTGCAGAGGTAAAAGCTCCCTTCTCGTGACCAAACAGCTCACTCTCGATCAATTCCGATGGAATAGCCGCACAATTCACCTCAACAAAAGGTCCTGATGCACGATTACTTTGATCATGAATTCGGCGGGCTACCAATTCTTTTCCCGATCCGTTGGCACCGGTAATTAAAACCCTTGCATCGGTTGGTGCCACGCGATCGGCCATTTCAATTATTTCGGTAATGGCTTTTGACTCGCCAATGATCTCAAACTTTTTGTTGACTTTCTTTTTCAGAATTTTTGTTTCGGTAACCAAGGTTGATTTATCCATGGCGTTACGGATGGTAATCAGCAAGCGGTTTAAATCCAGCGGTTTTTCAATATAATCGAAAGCGCCTTTTTTTATCGAATCAACAGCGGTATCTATATTTCCGTGTCCCGAGATCATGACCACCGGTGTATCGGGAGCTAAAACCACTAAGCGCTCCAATACTTCAATGCCATCCAGTCCCGGCATTTTTATGTCACAAAGTACAATATCGTATTCGGCCGAACGAATCTTCTCAATTCCTTTTGTTCCATCTTCTGCCAGATCTACTTCATATTTTTCGTATTCAAGAATATCTTTTAAGGTGTTCCGAATACTTCTCTCATCATCTATAACCAGGATCTTTGACATGCGTTTCTATTTTAATTTCGAATATAACAATAAGTATTGACGAACGCTTAACAAAAATGGTTCCAATAAAAAAATCCCGATGAAAAACTCACCGGGACTTTAATATCTTTTTTAGTTTCAGATACGATTTTTAACTGCAACCTCCGGCGGCGGGCTTCACCTCTTTAATGACGGGTTTACTCATGCTTTCGAAAGCTGCTTGTAATTCGGTAAGTTTTCGTGCAGCCTCCGAACGGAACAAGTATTCTTCGTAAACATCTTTAGTCGCATTTGGCATTGGTTTTTCTGCCTGTAAAATGAGTTGTTCAAAATCATCAGCCGTTTCGCGCAAAATCAGATTATCCGATTTACCAACAAACCTCGCTGTTAAACAGGCCTCTTT
It contains:
- a CDS encoding sigma-54 dependent transcriptional regulator, encoding MSKILVIDDERSIRNTLKDILEYEKYEVDLAEDGTKGIEKIRSAEYDIVLCDIKMPGLDGIEVLERLVVLAPDTPVVMISGHGNIDTAVDSIKKGAFDYIEKPLDLNRLLITIRNAMDKSTLVTETKILKKKVNKKFEIIGESKAITEIIEMADRVAPTDARVLITGANGSGKELVARRIHDQSNRASGPFVEVNCAAIPSELIESELFGHEKGAFTSAVKQRKGKFEQANGGTIFLDEIGDMSLSAQAKVLRALQENVINRVGGDKHIKVDVRVVAATNKNLANEIDQNKFREDLYHRLSVILIHVPTLNERLDDIPLLANHFVKQICGEYGMQEKTITEKGIKELQKINWTGNIREFRNVIERLIILCDKEITDADVLKFAAPLK